One genomic segment of Fusobacterium nucleatum includes these proteins:
- a CDS encoding alanyl-tRNA editing protein: MENIKVNIKKISDKIYEILNSPFYVDGKGGQLGDRGTISDANIVEVKENFVILDKDLENGEYTYFIDEKRREDISQQHTAQHIFSAEAYNNFGLNTVGFRMAEEYTTVDLDQKDISKEIIDKLEELVNNDIKTDIVIEEEIYTNEEAHKIENLRKAIKDKIKGDVRFIKIGDIDICACAGFHVSRTSEIEIFKLINHENIKGNYTRFYFLAGERAKADYNKKHDIIKKLTNVFSCKDDEILEMLDKSLTEKAKITTELKSLSMKYAELMVKDFENTFIEYKEHKILIYNEDENLASILARFVNLNKFLLLSGYDKNFSLNSNIYDCKAIILNITKSFPTIKGGGGKNKGNIKLDKTYSRDELIGLIKKGIDNNNEQ, from the coding sequence ATGGAAAATATAAAAGTAAATATAAAAAAAATTTCTGATAAGATTTATGAAATTTTAAATTCTCCTTTTTATGTTGATGGTAAAGGTGGACAATTAGGAGATAGAGGAACAATTTCCGATGCAAATATCGTTGAAGTAAAAGAAAATTTTGTTATTTTAGATAAAGATTTAGAAAATGGAGAATATACATACTTTATTGATGAAAAAAGAAGAGAAGATATAAGTCAACAACATACAGCACAACATATTTTTTCAGCTGAGGCTTATAATAATTTTGGATTAAATACTGTTGGTTTTAGAATGGCTGAAGAATATACAACTGTTGATTTAGATCAGAAAGATATTTCAAAAGAGATTATAGACAAATTAGAAGAACTAGTTAATAATGATATAAAGACAGATATTGTCATTGAAGAAGAAATATATACAAATGAAGAAGCACATAAAATTGAAAATCTTAGAAAAGCTATTAAAGATAAAATAAAAGGTGATGTAAGATTTATAAAAATTGGAGATATTGATATCTGTGCCTGTGCAGGATTTCATGTTTCAAGAACTTCTGAAATAGAAATTTTTAAACTTATAAACCATGAAAATATTAAGGGAAATTATACAAGATTTTATTTCTTAGCAGGTGAAAGAGCCAAAGCTGACTATAATAAAAAACATGATATAATTAAAAAATTGACTAATGTATTTTCTTGTAAAGATGATGAAATTTTAGAAATGTTAGATAAATCCTTAACAGAAAAAGCTAAGATAACAACAGAACTAAAATCTTTAAGTATGAAATATGCAGAACTTATGGTAAAAGATTTTGAAAATACTTTTATTGAATATAAAGAACATAAGATTTTAATATATAATGAAGATGAAAATCTAGCAAGTATATTAGCTAGATTTGTGAATTTAAACAAATTTTTATTATTAAGTGGTTATGATAAAAACTTTTCTTTAAATTCAAATATCTATGATTGCAAGGCAATAATTTTAAATATTACAAAATCTTTTCCTACTATAAAAGGTGGAGGAGGAAAAAATAAAGGAAATATTAAGTTGGACAAAACATATAGTAGAGATGAACTTATAGGATTAATTAAAAAAGGAATTGATAATAATAATGAACAATGA
- a CDS encoding cold shock domain-containing protein, with translation MKGTVKWFNKEKGFGFITGEDGKDVFAHFSQIQKEGFKELFEGQEVEFEITEGQKGPQASNIVVIK, from the coding sequence ATGAAAGGTACTGTAAAATGGTTTAACAAAGAAAAAGGATTTGGATTTATCACAGGAGAAGATGGAAAAGATGTTTTTGCACACTTCTCTCAAATTCAAAAAGAAGGATTTAAAGAATTATTCGAAGGACAAGAAGTAGAATTTGAAATTACTGAAGGACAAAAAGGACCTCAAGCTTCAAATATCGTTGTTATTAAATAG
- a CDS encoding AbrB family transcriptional regulator produces MDIINLILTLIIAILGGYLANKKKVPAAYMLGALFLVAIFNVLFNRAFLPNYFKFVTQIATGTFIGSKFRSEDVKMLKKVIIPGMTMVALMIAFSFILSYLMSTFLGIDNLTSFFATAPGGIMDISLIAYDFKVNTSQVALLQLIRLISVISFVPFFTKKCYERNNKKNISFEQEIKNEIKEEEKVENKSEKSFLFTVIVGIIGGIIGYFSHLPAGTMSCSMAMVAYFNVKTHKAYMPLTLRKIIQSFGGALIGAKVTLSDVIALKNLILPIILIIIGFCLMNILVGFFLYKTTKFSLSTALLSASPGGMSDISLMAEDLGANGPQVASMQFLRAIFIVGIYPIIIKILFT; encoded by the coding sequence ATGGATATAATTAATTTAATACTCACATTAATAATAGCTATTTTAGGAGGATATTTAGCTAATAAAAAGAAAGTTCCTGCTGCATATATGCTTGGAGCCTTATTTTTAGTTGCTATCTTTAATGTACTTTTTAACAGAGCTTTTTTACCAAACTATTTTAAATTTGTAACCCAAATTGCAACTGGGACATTTATAGGTTCAAAATTTCGTTCAGAAGATGTTAAGATGTTAAAAAAAGTTATTATTCCTGGAATGACTATGGTAGCATTGATGATAGCTTTCAGTTTTATACTTTCATACTTAATGTCTACTTTTTTGGGAATAGACAATCTTACTTCCTTTTTTGCAACGGCTCCTGGTGGAATTATGGATATTTCTCTTATTGCTTATGATTTTAAAGTAAATACATCACAAGTTGCCTTATTACAACTTATTAGATTAATTTCAGTTATTTCTTTTGTTCCATTTTTTACAAAAAAATGTTATGAAAGAAATAATAAAAAAAATATCAGTTTTGAACAAGAAATAAAAAATGAAATTAAAGAAGAAGAAAAAGTTGAAAATAAAAGTGAAAAATCTTTTCTTTTTACTGTTATTGTTGGGATTATTGGAGGAATAATAGGTTATTTTTCTCATTTACCTGCTGGGACTATGAGTTGTTCTATGGCTATGGTAGCATATTTTAATGTAAAAACTCATAAAGCATATATGCCTTTAACACTTAGAAAAATTATCCAATCTTTTGGAGGAGCTTTAATTGGTGCTAAGGTTACATTATCTGATGTGATTGCTTTAAAGAACTTAATCTTGCCTATTATTTTAATAATTATTGGTTTTTGTTTGATGAATATTTTAGTAGGTTTCTTTTTATATAAGACTACTAAGTTCTCTTTGTCCACCGCATTACTTTCTGCCTCTCCTGGTGGAATGTCAGATATTTCACTAATGGCAGAAGATTTAGGTGCAAATGGTCCACAAGTTGCCTCTATGCAGTTTTTAAGAGCTATATTTATTGTTGGAATCTATCCAATTATAATTAAAATTTTATTCACTTAA
- a CDS encoding YeiH family protein, with the protein MNSKLYGIILCLVLALPAWKLGKFFPLVGGPVFGIIIGIIIAILLKNRAKFDLGINFVSKKVLQYAVILLGFGLNLQTVISVGSSSLPIIISTISTSLIVAYILAKVTNIPTKIATLIGVGSSICGGSAIAATAPVIDAHDDEIAQAISVIFLFNVIAALIFPTLGDILNFSNKGFALFAGTAVNDTSSVTATASAWDSMHNTGTQVLDSATIVKLTRTLAIIPITLFLAVYNSKKNSNANNFSLKKIFPMFIVYFILASIITTICNYFIEVQILSENISMAIASIFSFFKHLSKFFIIMAMVAIGLNTNIKKLILSGAKPLTLGFCCWLAISLVSIGLQKILGIF; encoded by the coding sequence ATGAATAGTAAATTATATGGAATTATTTTATGCTTGGTACTTGCCTTACCTGCTTGGAAGTTGGGAAAATTTTTTCCTCTTGTAGGTGGACCAGTTTTTGGAATTATTATTGGAATTATTATAGCTATTTTACTAAAAAATAGAGCTAAATTTGATTTAGGAATTAATTTTGTTTCAAAAAAAGTTTTACAATATGCTGTTATTCTTTTAGGCTTTGGCTTAAACTTACAAACTGTTATTTCAGTGGGAAGTTCTTCTCTACCAATAATTATTTCTACTATCAGTACATCATTAATAGTTGCTTATATTTTAGCAAAAGTTACCAATATTCCTACTAAAATTGCAACACTTATAGGTGTTGGTTCTTCTATTTGTGGAGGTTCTGCTATTGCAGCAACTGCACCAGTTATAGATGCACACGATGATGAAATTGCTCAAGCTATATCTGTAATTTTTTTATTTAATGTAATTGCAGCATTAATTTTTCCGACTCTTGGAGATATATTAAATTTTTCAAATAAAGGTTTCGCTCTTTTTGCAGGAACTGCTGTGAATGATACATCATCAGTTACAGCAACAGCTTCAGCTTGGGATAGTATGCACAATACAGGAACACAGGTTTTAGATTCTGCTACAATAGTGAAACTCACAAGAACACTCGCTATTATTCCTATTACTTTATTTTTAGCAGTTTATAATTCTAAAAAAAATTCAAATGCTAATAATTTTTCATTGAAAAAAATTTTTCCAATGTTTATTGTGTATTTTATATTAGCTTCAATTATCACAACAATTTGTAATTATTTTATAGAAGTTCAAATTCTTAGTGAAAATATTTCTATGGCGATAGCTAGTATATTTTCTTTTTTTAAGCATTTAAGTAAATTTTTTATAATTATGGCAATGGTAGCTATCGGTTTAAATACCAATATTAAAAAACTTATACTTTCTGGTGCAAAACCTTTGACACTTGGTTTTTGTTGTTGGCTTGCTATAAGTTTAGTTAGTATAGGATTACAAAAAATTCTTGGAATATTTTAA